Below is a genomic region from Ferribacterium limneticum.
GTCCTTGCCGCCGGCAATTCTCTCCCTTTGGGTGATAACGGTGCACTGGGCGGGGTGAAACTGGATGGGGACGCGGACAAGGTCAGCATCATTATCAGCGACGCTAATGGCGTGAAGGTCGCTCAGGAGGATCTCGGCGCCCAAAAGACTGGTGTGATTGACTTTATTTGGGATGGGAAGAATGCCGATGGAACTCGTTTGGCTAATGGAACTTACCAGTTTTCCGTGCAGGCGACTCAAGGTGCCAACAAGGTAACGGCGAGTGCGCTGGAGGTTGGCACGGTATCTGCTCTTGTAAGAGGACAGAACGGTTTTCAGCTAGAAATTCCCGGAACGGGTCTGGTCGATTTCAGTTCCGTCGAACAGATTTACTAAGATTGAGTCAAGGAGTACATCATGGCATTCCAACAAGGTTTGAGCGGTCTGGCTTCCTCTTCCAAGGCGCTGGACGTTGCCGGTAACAACATTGCCAACGCATCGACGGTCGGCTTCAAGTCCTCGGCAACCCACTTTGCCGATGTATATGGCGCTTCCTTGCAAGGGGGCGGTGGTTCGCAAATCGGTATTGGTAGCACATTGAGTGGGGTCCTGCAGCAATATACGCAGGGCAACATTACCGCGACGAACAACCCTCTGGATATTGCCATCAACGGAACGGGTTTTTTTGGACTGACCCAGAACGGCTCGGTAAGTTATTCGCGTAATGGTCAGTTCCATCTGGATAAGGATGGCTTCATCATCAATGACCAGAACCGCAAACTGCTTGGTGTGCTTGCCGACTCGACCGGCAGCATTCCGCAGCAGCCGCCAACCGATCAACTCAAGGTTGATTTCGTCACCGGGACACCGAATCCAACCAGTACGGCTGGCGTGACGGCCAATCTGGACTCTCGCCAGACGCAACCGGCACAGGCTCCATTCGATCCGACTGATC
It encodes:
- a CDS encoding flagellar hook assembly protein FlgD, encoding MSSVTSSSTVNSVLQQLSESSTSTTSAADQLGDRFMTLLVTQMQNQDPLNPMDNAELTSQLAQINTVKGIDSLNTTLEKLLTSYSETLAMQSSSMVGKNVLAAGNSLPLGDNGALGGVKLDGDADKVSIIISDANGVKVAQEDLGAQKTGVIDFIWDGKNADGTRLANGTYQFSVQATQGANKVTASALEVGTVSALVRGQNGFQLEIPGTGLVDFSSVEQIY